A section of the Acropora muricata isolate sample 2 chromosome 4, ASM3666990v1, whole genome shotgun sequence genome encodes:
- the LOC136914217 gene encoding ferrochelatase, mitochondrial-like, translating to MAVRLLSKLRNSCNSSLDFSLKTRQFVCVSFFSRESRCNITTSSTASANGVAKPRIDSSAEVNTKPKTGILLLNMGGPEATTDVHDFLLRLFSDRDLMVLPAQSKMAAWIARRRTPKIQEQYEKIGGGSPIKMWTEIQGEGMVNLLDEMCPDTAPHKFYIGFRYVNPLTEDALDQMEKDGIERAVAFTQYPQYSCSTTGSSLNAIYRHYKEKGYGPPMKWSVIDRWPTHPGLVKAFAENVKTELLKFPADAQKDVVILFSAHSLPMKVVERGDPYPQEVAATVQRVMETLNTSHPYRLVWQSKVGPMSWLGPQTEDAIKGLGRKGHKHVLLVPIAFTSDHIETLHELDIEYSEVAHEAGIENIRRAASLNDSPTFIHAMADVVKNHLESGVNCSRQLPLRCPLCVNPTCGPAKDFFLNEKM from the exons ATGGCCGTCCGACTACTCTCCAAACTCCGGAATAGCTGCA aTTCATCCCTGGATTTTTCGTTGAAAACTCGGCAATTTGTGTGCGTTTCCTTCTTCTCTCGTGAGTCAAGATGCAATATCACTACCTCTTCTACAGCTTCTGCTAATGGTGTTGCCAAGCCCAGAATTGATAG TTCAGCTGAAGTCaacacaaaaccaaaaactgGAATTTTGCTGCTAAATATGGGAGGACCGGAAGCAACAACAGATGTCCATGATTTCCTGTTACGTCTGTTTTCTGATAGGGATCTTATGGTGTTGCCAGCTCAAAG TAAGATGGCTGCATGGATTGCTAGAAGGAGAACCCCTAAAATCCAGGAACAGTACGAAAAGATTGGTGGAGGCTCACCAATCAAAATGTGGACTGAAATACAAGGAGAAGGAATGGTGAATCTTCTGGATGAGATGTGTCCTGATACAG CCCCTCACAAGTTTTACATTGGATTTCGTTATGTGAATCCCTTGACAGAAGACGCTCTTGATCAGATGGAGAA AGATGGAATAGAGAGAGCAGTAGCATTCACTCAATACCCTCAGTATTCGTGCTCCACAACTGGTAGCAGTTTGAATGCCATTTACAGACATTACAAGGAAAAGGGTTATGGGCCACCCATGAAATGGAGTGTCATAGACAGATGGCCAACTCATCCGGGGCTGGTAAAA GCCTTTGCTGAGAATGTCAAGACAGAGTTGCTAAAATTTCCTGCTGATGCCCAGAAGGATgtagttattttgttttctgctCATTCGTTACCAATGAAG GTTGTGGAGCGAGGTGATCCTTACCCTCAAGAGGTAGCAGCAACTGTCCAGCGTGTAATGGAGACACTGAACACCTCCCATCCTTACAGACTTGTCTGGCAGTCCAAG GTGGGCCCCATGTCTTGGTTAGGACCTCAGACAGAGGACGCCATAAAGGGCCTAGGAAGGAAAGGACATAAACACGTCCTACTGGTTCCGATTGCATTTACGTCTGACCATATCGAGACACTTCATGAACTGGACATAGAGTATTCAGAAGTGGCTCACGAG GCCGGCATTGAAAATATACGCCGAGCGGCTTCTTTGAACGACAGCCCTACCTTTATTCAT GCAATGGCAGATGTTGTCAAAAATCATTTGGAGTCTGGTGTTAACTGTTCACGTCAGCTTCCTCTCCGCTGTCCACTTTGTGTGAATCCAACATGTGGTCCTgccaaagatttttttttgaaCGAAAAAATGTAG